A genome region from Streptomyces sp. S4.7 includes the following:
- a CDS encoding ScbA/BarX family gamma-butyrolactone biosynthesis protein, with protein MSASTCRAIHALPTAGHTECDSNTRRTTAPRYHPSLTTTVPKEFVHRASIAEVMLTAWERVDDNRFTVTAQWPRGHSFYANVDGCHDPLIAAETIRQTGLLLAHAEFGVPLDHHLLVGELDFTIRPPHFRVGPTPPTLQLDVTCTKVEERRGTLTRCRVDVEIRREGHLAATGGGSFTCIGPKIYQRLRAAKILTGERAPAISPALSETPRAVGRTSPADVVLSPTGRPGRWHLRVDTLHPILFDHPVDHVPGMLLLEAARQATTATLGHASLPLAVTSEFTRYVEVGTACVIEARRLPASGADHEETVRVTAHQDGTAAFHATVTIASPAT; from the coding sequence ATGTCTGCGAGCACGTGTCGTGCCATACACGCGTTACCCACCGCCGGCCACACCGAGTGCGACAGCAACACCCGGAGAACCACCGCCCCCCGCTACCACCCGTCCCTGACCACCACGGTCCCGAAGGAGTTCGTGCACCGCGCCAGCATCGCGGAGGTGATGCTCACCGCCTGGGAGCGCGTGGACGACAACCGCTTCACCGTCACCGCCCAGTGGCCCCGCGGACACAGCTTCTACGCCAACGTGGACGGCTGTCACGACCCGCTGATCGCCGCCGAGACGATCAGGCAGACCGGACTTCTCCTGGCGCACGCCGAGTTCGGCGTCCCCCTCGACCACCATCTGCTCGTCGGTGAGCTGGACTTCACCATCCGCCCCCCGCACTTCCGCGTCGGACCCACACCCCCCACGCTCCAACTCGACGTCACCTGCACCAAAGTGGAAGAACGCCGCGGCACCCTGACCCGCTGCCGCGTCGATGTGGAGATCCGCCGGGAGGGCCATCTCGCCGCCACCGGCGGCGGCTCGTTCACCTGCATCGGCCCCAAGATCTACCAGCGGCTGCGCGCCGCGAAAATCCTCACCGGTGAACGCGCACCGGCCATCTCCCCGGCACTCTCCGAAACCCCGCGAGCCGTCGGAAGGACCTCACCCGCGGATGTCGTGCTCTCCCCCACGGGACGGCCCGGCCGCTGGCACCTGAGGGTCGACACCCTCCACCCCATCCTCTTCGACCACCCCGTCGACCACGTCCCCGGCATGCTCCTCCTCGAAGCCGCCCGCCAGGCCACCACGGCCACCCTCGGACACGCCTCCCTGCCGCTCGCCGTCACCAGCGAGTTCACGCGCTACGTCGAGGTCGGCACAGCCTGTGTCATCGAGGCACGCCGACTCCCCGCATCAGGAGCCGACCACGAGGAAACCGTCCGAGTAACCGCCCACCAGGACGGAACAGCCGCCTTCCACGCGACCGTGACCATCGCCTCACCCGCCACGTGA